One Pseudomonas rhizophila DNA window includes the following coding sequences:
- a CDS encoding HEAT repeat domain-containing protein, protein MPSPRRYLLLSLSVLLVIGLVAMWLRSTTPQIPEAIKRGYSEALEHARNGQPGAARMLYQQLGRPDLSPKRRVWLHAELPNYPSPQALKLADADLHSESPDVRRAAIGSISGLVPTGQRSLLLGPLLEDQDPSVRFAAVNALLGLSPDELGLYFGPMQLVIGMWEQMLEDGPPTAESHYQLARLHLHNAELKKAQLALEQVLRLQPDNLPALVMQIDVLDKQGQADAARQLLAQQLKNQPESAYLQHALGLWLLHHGQAEYALLGLAKAVELEPENRHYRYDLATTLYAEQELEAAQKQLQEIVQRYPADRRARVLLINYWKESGQLQNVQILLAQLEQLNPDDPALQQGL, encoded by the coding sequence ATGCCCTCGCCTCGCCGCTATCTGTTGCTCAGCCTGTCTGTCCTGTTGGTAATCGGTCTAGTCGCAATGTGGCTACGCAGCACCACGCCGCAAATTCCCGAGGCAATCAAGCGTGGCTACAGTGAAGCCCTTGAGCACGCACGCAATGGGCAGCCAGGGGCGGCGCGGATGCTCTATCAGCAATTGGGTCGCCCGGACCTGTCGCCCAAGCGCCGGGTATGGCTGCACGCCGAGCTACCGAACTACCCAAGCCCCCAAGCCCTGAAACTGGCGGACGCGGACCTGCACAGCGAGTCGCCGGATGTGCGTCGAGCGGCCATCGGCAGCATCAGCGGGCTGGTGCCAACCGGCCAACGCAGCCTGTTGCTGGGGCCGTTGCTCGAAGATCAAGACCCAAGCGTCCGCTTCGCCGCAGTGAACGCGTTGCTGGGCCTATCGCCGGATGAGCTTGGTTTGTACTTCGGGCCTATGCAGCTTGTCATCGGTATGTGGGAGCAGATGCTTGAAGACGGTCCACCAACCGCCGAGTCCCACTATCAGCTGGCCCGGCTGCATCTGCATAACGCTGAACTGAAAAAGGCTCAGTTGGCGCTGGAACAAGTCCTGCGCCTGCAACCGGACAACCTGCCAGCGCTGGTCATGCAGATCGACGTGCTGGACAAACAGGGCCAGGCCGACGCTGCACGTCAGTTGCTTGCCCAACAGTTGAAAAACCAGCCGGAGTCGGCTTATCTGCAACATGCATTGGGTCTGTGGCTGCTGCACCATGGCCAGGCGGAGTACGCGCTGCTTGGTTTGGCAAAAGCCGTGGAGCTTGAGCCCGAAAACCGACATTACCGTTATGACCTGGCAACCACCTTGTATGCCGAACAGGAACTGGAAGCGGCGCAGAAACAGTTACAGGAAATCGTCCAGCGCTACCCGGCTGATCGCAGGGCGCGGGTGCTGCTGATCAACTACTGGAAGGAGTCCGGGCAGTTGCAGAATGTGCAGATCCTGTTGGCGCAACTGGAGCAACTCAACCCCGATGATCCGGCGCTGCAGCAAGGCCTGTAG
- a CDS encoding efflux transporter outer membrane subunit, with the protein MSLKVFVPSLLVLALSACAVGPDYKAPQTEAANITTATDGAAGQKNFDRARFEGIWWQQFEDPTLNALVTRSLEGNRELRVAFARLRAARAIRDDASNDVMPTITSRASSNLGKGQIPGQTTDRVSTERYDLGLDMAWELDLFGRIQRNLEATDADQQAVEADLYQLQVTMIAELVDAYGQLRGAQLREKIALANLENQQASRKITESLRDAGVGDQLDVVRADARLASVEASVPQLQAEQVRQRNRIATLLGERPDKLSVDLSPKQLPAIAKALPIGDPGELLQRRPDILSAERQLAAATARIGVAKADLFPRVSLSGFLGFTAGRGSQIGSSAANAWALGPSITWAAFDLGSVRARLRGADAEADGALATYEQQVLLALEESENAFSDYGKRQQRLISLIRQSESSRAAADLAEVRYREGTEDFLVLLDAQRERLAAEDTQAQAEVDLYRGIVAIYKALGGGWQPEAVASN; encoded by the coding sequence ATGAGTTTGAAAGTGTTTGTGCCGAGCCTGCTGGTACTGGCCTTGAGTGCTTGCGCCGTAGGCCCGGACTACAAGGCACCGCAAACGGAGGCGGCGAACATCACCACCGCCACCGACGGTGCCGCCGGCCAGAAGAATTTCGACCGTGCCCGTTTCGAAGGGATCTGGTGGCAGCAGTTCGAAGACCCGACGCTCAACGCGCTGGTCACCCGTTCCCTGGAGGGCAACCGCGAGTTACGCGTGGCGTTCGCCCGTTTGCGAGCGGCCCGAGCGATACGCGACGACGCCAGCAATGACGTCATGCCGACCATCACCAGCCGCGCCAGCAGCAACCTGGGCAAAGGCCAGATTCCGGGGCAGACCACCGACCGGGTCAGCACCGAACGCTATGACCTGGGCCTGGACATGGCCTGGGAGCTGGATCTGTTCGGGCGCATCCAGCGCAACCTGGAAGCCACCGATGCCGATCAGCAGGCGGTCGAAGCCGATCTCTATCAGTTGCAGGTGACAATGATCGCCGAACTGGTGGACGCCTACGGTCAACTGCGCGGCGCCCAACTGCGGGAAAAAATCGCCCTGGCAAACCTCGAGAACCAGCAGGCGTCGCGCAAGATCACCGAAAGCCTGCGTGATGCCGGCGTCGGCGATCAGCTCGACGTGGTCCGTGCCGATGCGCGCCTGGCCTCGGTCGAAGCCAGCGTGCCGCAGTTGCAGGCCGAACAGGTACGCCAGCGCAACCGCATCGCTACCTTGCTGGGTGAGCGCCCGGACAAACTGAGTGTGGACCTGAGTCCCAAACAGCTGCCGGCCATCGCCAAGGCCCTGCCGATTGGCGATCCGGGTGAACTGTTGCAACGTCGCCCGGACATTCTCAGCGCCGAGCGCCAACTCGCTGCCGCCACTGCGCGCATTGGCGTGGCCAAGGCCGATCTGTTCCCACGGGTCAGCCTCAGCGGTTTCCTGGGCTTTACCGCCGGACGCGGTTCGCAGATCGGCTCATCGGCGGCCAATGCCTGGGCGCTGGGGCCAAGCATCACCTGGGCTGCCTTCGATTTGGGCAGTGTGCGGGCGCGTCTGCGCGGTGCCGACGCTGAGGCGGACGGCGCCTTGGCGACCTACGAACAGCAAGTGCTGCTGGCCCTGGAGGAATCGGAAAATGCCTTCAGCGACTACGGCAAGCGCCAGCAACGCCTGATTTCGCTGATCCGGCAGAGCGAATCGAGTCGAGCCGCCGCTGATCTGGCTGAAGTCCGCTATCGCGAAGGCACCGAGGATTTCCTCGTCCTGTTGGATGCCCAACGTGAGCGCCTGGCCGCCGAGGACACTCAGGCCCAGGCCGAAGTGGACCTGTATCGCGGCATTGTCGCGATCTACAAGGCCCTGGGCGGCGGCTGGCAACCGGAAGCCGTAGCCAGCAACTGA
- a CDS encoding efflux RND transporter permease subunit, whose product MKFSQFFISRPIFAAVLSLLILIAGAISLFQLPISEYPEVVPPTVVVRANFPGANPKVIGETVAAPLEQAITGVENMLYMSSQSTADGKITLTITFALGTDLDNAQVQVQNRVTRTEPKLPEEVTRIGITVDKASPDLTMVVHLTSPDQRYDMLYLSNYALLNIKDELARLGGVGDVQLFGMGDYSLRVWLDPNKTASRNLTATDVVTAIREQNRQVAAGALGAPPAPNAQAFQLSINTQGRLVNEEEFENIIIRSGEDGEITRLKDIARVELGSSQYALRSLLDNQPAVAIPIFQRPGSNAIQISNDVRAKMDELKQNFPAGMDYSIVYDPTIFVRGSIEAVVHTLFEALILVVLVVILFLQTWRASIIPLVAVPVSLIGTFAVMHLFGFSLNALSLFGLVLAIGIVVDDAIVVVENVERNIGLGLTPVEATKRAMGEVTGPIIATALVLCAVFVPAAFISGLTGQFYKQFALTIAISTVISAFNSLTLSPALAAVLLKSHDAPKDRFSRFLDKIFGGWLFRPFNRFFDRASHSYVGTVGRVIRSSGIALLVYAGLMVLTFFGFSNTPTGFVPGQDKQYLVAFAQLPDAASLDRTEDVIKRMSDMALKQPGVESAVAFPGLSINGFTNSPNAGIVFVTLKPFDERKDPSMSAGAIAGALNGQYSEIQEAYMAIFPPPPVQGLGTIGGFRLQIEDRGNLGYDELYKETMNIITKSHNVPELAGLFTSYTVNVPQVDAAIDREKAKTHGVAVSDIFDTLQIYLGSLYANDFNRFGRTYQVNVQAEQQFRLESDQIGQLKVRNNRGEMIPLATFIKVSDTSGPDRVMHYNGFITAEINGAAAPGYSSGQAEKAIEKLLKDELPNGMTYEWTDLTYQQILSGNTALFVFPLCVLLAFLVLAAQYESWSLPLAVILIVPMTLLSAITGVILSGGDNNIFTQIGLIVLVGLACKNAILIVEFAKDKQLEGMNPLAAVLEACRLRLRPILMTSFAFIMGVVPLVFSSGAGAEMRHAMGVAVFSGMLGVTFFGLLLTPVFYVLIRNFVERSEARKAARALKLEAQQ is encoded by the coding sequence ATGAAATTTTCCCAGTTCTTCATTTCGCGGCCGATCTTCGCAGCGGTGCTTTCGCTGCTGATCCTGATCGCCGGCGCCATCTCACTGTTCCAGTTGCCGATCAGCGAATACCCGGAAGTCGTGCCGCCGACCGTGGTCGTGCGCGCCAACTTCCCGGGCGCCAACCCCAAGGTCATCGGCGAAACCGTAGCCGCTCCCCTGGAGCAAGCCATCACCGGCGTCGAGAACATGCTGTACATGTCCTCGCAATCCACCGCAGATGGCAAGATCACCCTCACCATCACCTTCGCGCTGGGCACCGACCTGGACAACGCCCAGGTGCAGGTGCAGAACCGCGTCACGCGGACTGAACCCAAGTTGCCGGAAGAAGTCACCCGGATCGGCATCACGGTGGACAAGGCATCGCCCGACCTGACCATGGTTGTGCACTTGACCTCGCCGGACCAGCGCTACGACATGCTTTACCTGTCCAACTATGCCCTGCTCAACATCAAGGATGAGCTGGCGCGCCTGGGCGGTGTGGGTGATGTGCAGCTATTCGGCATGGGGGACTATTCCCTGCGGGTCTGGCTTGACCCGAACAAGACTGCTTCGCGTAACCTGACCGCCACCGACGTGGTCACCGCCATCCGCGAACAGAACCGTCAGGTCGCCGCCGGTGCCCTGGGCGCGCCTCCGGCACCCAATGCCCAGGCATTCCAGCTCTCGATCAACACCCAGGGGCGCCTGGTGAATGAGGAAGAGTTCGAAAACATCATTATCCGTTCCGGCGAGGACGGTGAAATTACCCGCCTCAAAGACATCGCACGAGTGGAGTTGGGCTCCAGTCAATACGCCCTGCGCTCATTGCTCGACAACCAGCCGGCGGTGGCGATCCCGATCTTCCAGCGCCCCGGCTCCAACGCCATCCAGATTTCCAACGATGTTCGCGCCAAGATGGACGAACTCAAGCAGAACTTCCCGGCGGGAATGGATTACAGCATCGTCTATGACCCGACGATCTTCGTGCGCGGCTCCATCGAGGCGGTGGTTCACACCCTCTTCGAAGCGCTGATCCTCGTGGTACTGGTGGTGATCCTGTTCCTGCAGACCTGGCGCGCCTCGATCATTCCGCTGGTGGCCGTGCCGGTGTCGCTTATCGGTACGTTTGCCGTGATGCATCTGTTCGGCTTCTCGCTGAACGCGCTCTCGCTGTTCGGGCTGGTACTGGCGATCGGTATCGTGGTGGACGACGCCATCGTGGTGGTGGAGAACGTCGAACGCAACATCGGCTTGGGACTGACTCCGGTGGAAGCCACCAAACGCGCCATGGGCGAAGTGACCGGCCCGATCATCGCTACCGCCCTGGTGTTGTGCGCGGTATTCGTACCGGCGGCGTTCATCAGTGGCTTGACCGGGCAGTTCTATAAGCAGTTTGCTTTGACCATTGCCATTTCCACGGTGATCTCGGCATTCAACTCCCTGACCCTGTCGCCAGCCCTGGCCGCAGTGCTGCTCAAGAGTCATGACGCGCCCAAGGACCGTTTTTCCAGGTTCCTGGACAAGATATTCGGTGGCTGGCTGTTCCGTCCGTTCAACCGCTTCTTCGACCGTGCCAGTCACAGCTACGTGGGCACAGTTGGCCGCGTGATCCGCAGCAGCGGCATCGCCCTGCTGGTGTACGCAGGCCTGATGGTGCTGACGTTCTTCGGGTTCTCCAACACCCCGACCGGTTTCGTACCCGGCCAGGACAAGCAATACCTGGTGGCCTTTGCCCAACTGCCGGATGCCGCGAGCCTGGACCGCACCGAAGACGTGATCAAGCGTATGTCGGACATGGCCCTCAAGCAGCCGGGCGTCGAAAGCGCCGTGGCCTTCCCTGGCCTGTCGATCAACGGCTTCACCAATAGTCCGAACGCCGGCATCGTGTTCGTCACCCTCAAGCCCTTCGACGAGCGCAAGGACCCCAGCATGTCTGCCGGGGCCATTGCCGGGGCCTTGAACGGCCAGTACTCGGAAATCCAGGAAGCCTACATGGCGATCTTCCCGCCGCCGCCGGTACAGGGCCTGGGCACGATCGGTGGTTTCCGTCTGCAAATCGAAGACCGGGGCAACCTGGGCTACGACGAGCTGTACAAAGAAACCATGAACATCATCACCAAGAGCCACAACGTGCCGGAACTGGCCGGGCTGTTCACCAGCTACACGGTGAACGTGCCGCAGGTCGATGCCGCCATCGATCGTGAAAAAGCCAAGACCCACGGCGTGGCCGTCAGTGACATCTTCGACACCCTGCAGATCTACCTGGGCTCGCTGTATGCCAACGACTTCAACCGCTTTGGCCGCACCTATCAGGTCAACGTTCAGGCCGAGCAACAGTTCCGCCTGGAGTCGGACCAGATTGGCCAGCTCAAGGTGCGCAACAACCGTGGCGAGATGATCCCGCTGGCGACCTTCATCAAGGTCAGCGACACCTCGGGACCTGACCGCGTAATGCACTACAACGGCTTCATCACTGCGGAAATCAACGGTGCCGCTGCCCCGGGCTACAGTTCCGGCCAGGCTGAAAAAGCCATCGAGAAACTGCTCAAGGACGAATTGCCCAACGGCATGACTTACGAGTGGACCGACCTGACGTACCAGCAGATTCTCTCGGGCAATACCGCGCTGTTCGTGTTCCCGCTCTGTGTCCTGCTGGCGTTCCTGGTGCTGGCGGCACAGTACGAAAGCTGGAGCTTGCCGCTGGCGGTGATCCTGATCGTACCGATGACCCTGCTGTCGGCCATTACCGGGGTAATTCTTTCCGGCGGCGACAACAACATCTTTACCCAGATCGGATTGATCGTACTGGTGGGGCTTGCCTGTAAGAACGCCATTCTGATCGTTGAGTTCGCCAAGGATAAACAGCTCGAGGGCATGAACCCCCTGGCTGCGGTGCTGGAGGCCTGCCGCCTGCGTCTGCGGCCGATCCTGATGACCTCCTTCGCGTTCATCATGGGCGTGGTGCCGTTGGTCTTCTCCAGCGGTGCAGGTGCTGAAATGCGCCATGCCATGGGTGTCGCGGTGTTCTCGGGCATGCTCGGGGTGACCTTCTTCGGTCTGCTGCTCACGCCAGTGTTCTATGTACTGATCCGCAACTTCGTCGAGCGCAGCGAGGCCCGCAAAGCGGCCCGGGCGTTGAAACTGGAGGCGCAACAATGA
- the mexE gene encoding multidrug efflux RND transporter periplasmic adaptor subunit MexE, with product MEYSLSKLRFPLALMAVLVMSACGKTPDTAASMPAAKVSVAKVLEQPVNEWDEFTGRLEAPETVEIRPRVSGQIDNVAFTEGALVKKGDLLFQIDPRPFQAEVRRLEAQLSQARATATRSENEAKRGERLRLSNAISAELADSRTSAAQEARAAAAAIQAQLDLAKLNLSFTRVTSPISGRVSRADITAGNLVTADVTPLTSVVSTDKVYAYFDADERVFLKYTRLAREGQRGQATPVYMGLSNEEGNPHLGHMNFIDNQVNPQTGTIRGRAVFDNKDGAYTPGLYARLKLVGSGTYSAVLINDEAVGTDLGKKFVLVMDADNKPAYRAVELGPKIEGLRIVRNGLSKDDTIIVKGLQRARPGTPVTPETVPMASEETIAALAQQRKALEASNLPQVAPAKAASGSAGKLAAATPRG from the coding sequence ATGGAATATTCACTTTCAAAATTGCGCTTTCCCCTGGCACTGATGGCGGTGCTGGTGATGAGTGCATGCGGCAAGACCCCAGATACGGCGGCTTCCATGCCGGCGGCCAAAGTCAGTGTGGCCAAGGTGCTGGAGCAGCCGGTCAACGAGTGGGACGAATTCACCGGGCGCCTCGAGGCACCTGAAACCGTTGAGATCCGACCCCGCGTTTCAGGACAGATCGATAACGTAGCGTTCACCGAAGGCGCTCTGGTCAAGAAAGGCGACCTGTTGTTCCAGATCGATCCGCGTCCCTTCCAGGCTGAAGTGCGTCGCCTCGAAGCCCAGTTGTCCCAGGCCCGAGCGACGGCTACCCGTAGCGAGAACGAAGCCAAGCGTGGCGAGCGCCTGCGCTTGAGCAATGCCATTTCCGCCGAGCTGGCAGATTCGCGTACCAGTGCTGCCCAGGAAGCCCGCGCTGCCGCTGCGGCGATCCAGGCACAACTGGACCTGGCCAAACTGAACCTGAGCTTCACCCGGGTCACTTCGCCTATCAGCGGTCGCGTCAGCCGGGCGGACATCACCGCCGGCAACCTGGTGACCGCCGATGTCACGCCGCTCACCAGCGTGGTGTCCACCGACAAGGTCTACGCCTACTTCGATGCCGACGAGCGCGTCTTCCTCAAGTACACCCGCCTCGCCCGCGAAGGCCAGCGTGGTCAGGCCACTCCGGTCTACATGGGCCTGTCCAACGAGGAAGGTAATCCGCACCTGGGCCATATGAATTTCATCGACAACCAGGTCAATCCACAGACCGGTACCATTCGTGGTCGCGCGGTGTTCGACAACAAGGATGGCGCCTACACCCCTGGGCTGTATGCCCGGCTGAAACTGGTGGGCAGCGGCACTTACTCGGCCGTGCTGATCAACGACGAAGCCGTCGGCACCGACCTTGGCAAGAAATTCGTGCTGGTGATGGACGCCGACAATAAGCCGGCCTACCGCGCTGTCGAGCTGGGACCGAAGATCGAAGGCCTGCGCATCGTGCGCAACGGCTTGAGCAAGGACGACACCATCATCGTCAAGGGCCTGCAACGCGCTCGCCCCGGTACACCAGTCACGCCTGAAACCGTGCCGATGGCCAGCGAAGAAACCATTGCCGCCCTGGCACAACAACGAAAAGCGCTCGAAGCCAGCAACCTGCCCCAAGTCGCGCCTGCCAAGGCTGCTTCCGGATCGGCAGGCAAACTGGCCGCAGCGACCCCACGCGGTTAA
- a CDS encoding substrate-binding periplasmic protein, producing the protein MSRIKRVLEGRTKALSRLCLVLPTLIVCSAYAAPLTIELHILDAPPLTFVDDPKGHGIVGDVAVAAMTKAGYTVQFHILPWARSQKHVSEQRNHLIAPLSRTPEREDRFTWIASVMPMERAFFTLDRQVSSFAEARQTYRKIGVGLGSAQQEILRTEGFSDEQIYPLVIGDNPAQMLLMGRIDAWFNGVPESRYIWPKVSKRELLMSPVNSSADLYLACSKRCSPKMVKKLRAAVESLRASGEIQRIHDRYLPQ; encoded by the coding sequence ATGAGCCGGATCAAACGCGTATTGGAAGGCCGTACCAAAGCACTCTCGCGCCTATGCCTGGTGCTGCCGACGCTGATTGTCTGTAGCGCCTACGCCGCACCTTTGACGATTGAACTGCACATTCTGGACGCGCCGCCGTTGACGTTTGTCGATGACCCCAAGGGGCACGGAATTGTCGGCGATGTTGCCGTAGCGGCCATGACCAAGGCCGGGTATACCGTGCAGTTCCATATCCTTCCTTGGGCCCGCTCACAGAAACACGTCAGCGAACAGCGCAATCACCTGATCGCGCCCCTGTCGCGCACGCCGGAACGCGAGGATCGCTTTACCTGGATCGCGTCGGTCATGCCCATGGAACGCGCCTTCTTCACCCTCGACCGGCAAGTGAGCAGTTTCGCCGAAGCCCGGCAAACCTACCGCAAGATCGGCGTCGGCCTGGGAAGTGCGCAGCAGGAGATCCTGCGCACCGAAGGGTTCAGCGATGAGCAGATCTACCCGCTGGTCATTGGCGACAACCCCGCCCAGATGCTCTTGATGGGACGTATCGACGCTTGGTTCAACGGCGTCCCTGAGAGTCGGTATATCTGGCCCAAGGTGTCCAAGCGCGAACTGCTCATGAGCCCGGTCAATAGCAGTGCCGATCTCTATCTGGCCTGCTCCAAACGGTGCTCCCCGAAAATGGTCAAGAAGCTGCGGGCGGCCGTTGAAAGCCTTCGCGCCAGCGGCGAAATCCAGCGCATCCATGACCGCTATCTGCCGCAGTAG
- a CDS encoding LysR family transcriptional regulator: MIKELKTLLAVAREGTFAAAGNRIGLTQAAVSAQIQRLEAQLGFEIFDRKGRSAHLNRKGHQVLLQAQELLRLYDNLGCGTAELATNVLVNIGAIASVQRSYLPDALARFHQQCPQCRTRVLPGLSMELVNLVDAGEIDMAAIIRPPFSLQSDLRWTTLTLEPYRLIVAREVPGEDWATLLSSLPFIRYDRASFGGRQVDRFLRQMHFTVREVCELDELEAIIKLVENGVGVALVPQTSAHDWPAGVRALDLGQHTFHRDIGLVHRSGQSLTEPVRTLAQLIAEQASTGSE; the protein is encoded by the coding sequence ATGATTAAAGAACTCAAGACGCTCCTCGCCGTCGCACGGGAAGGCACTTTCGCTGCGGCCGGGAACAGGATCGGCCTCACACAGGCCGCCGTGAGCGCGCAAATCCAGCGTCTGGAGGCGCAGCTTGGCTTCGAAATATTCGACAGGAAAGGACGCTCGGCGCACCTCAACCGCAAGGGGCACCAAGTGCTCTTGCAGGCACAAGAGTTGCTGCGCCTCTACGACAATCTGGGCTGTGGCACCGCCGAACTTGCGACCAATGTCCTGGTGAACATCGGCGCCATTGCGTCCGTTCAGCGTTCCTATTTGCCGGACGCTTTGGCCAGGTTCCATCAGCAATGCCCTCAGTGCCGTACTCGGGTGCTGCCGGGGCTGTCGATGGAGCTGGTCAATCTGGTGGACGCTGGCGAAATCGACATGGCGGCCATCATCCGTCCGCCCTTCTCGCTTCAGAGCGACCTGCGCTGGACGACCCTGACACTTGAGCCGTATCGATTGATCGTTGCCCGCGAAGTGCCGGGGGAAGATTGGGCGACACTCCTTTCCAGCCTTCCATTCATTCGATATGACCGTGCTTCATTCGGTGGCCGGCAGGTGGATCGTTTCCTGCGGCAAATGCATTTCACCGTGCGCGAGGTGTGTGAACTGGATGAGCTGGAGGCCATCATCAAGCTGGTTGAAAACGGTGTGGGAGTGGCATTGGTCCCGCAAACATCGGCCCATGACTGGCCGGCGGGTGTCAGAGCCCTGGACCTTGGTCAGCACACCTTCCATCGGGATATCGGACTGGTGCATCGGTCGGGACAAAGCCTCACCGAACCGGTGCGGACTTTGGCTCAACTGATTGCCGAACAAGCCAGTACCGGTTCTGAGTAA
- a CDS encoding VOC family protein, producing MNLSPFHLAIPVYDLAGARTFYGEVFGLQEGRSSAHWVDFNFYGHQLVIHEQPKTAAQESVHSNPVDGHDVPVPHFGIILGWEEWEALAERLKSFGTQFVIEPYIRFKGQVGEQATMFLFDPCGNALEFKAFKDMSQLFAK from the coding sequence ATGAACCTCTCTCCCTTCCACTTGGCAATCCCGGTTTACGACCTCGCTGGCGCACGCACCTTTTATGGTGAAGTGTTTGGACTGCAAGAGGGGCGCTCCAGCGCCCACTGGGTCGATTTCAACTTTTACGGCCACCAGTTGGTGATCCATGAGCAGCCAAAAACCGCGGCCCAGGAAAGCGTTCACAGCAACCCGGTGGACGGCCATGACGTACCTGTTCCTCATTTCGGCATCATTTTGGGCTGGGAGGAATGGGAAGCACTGGCCGAACGCTTGAAATCCTTCGGTACCCAGTTTGTGATTGAACCCTACATTCGCTTCAAGGGGCAGGTGGGTGAGCAGGCGACGATGTTCCTGTTCGACCCTTGCGGTAACGCGCTTGAATTCAAGGCGTTCAAGGATATGAGCCAGTTGTTCGCAAAGTAG
- a CDS encoding type I secretion system permease/ATPase, protein MSAHPRTELEGALALCKGSFLCVGFFSFFVNLLMLVPSFYMLQVYDRAVGSASQSTLLMLTLIMLLLMITMGGLEWVRSRIMVRISTRLDTLLGQRLFDASFKRALNTNGMNATAQPLSDLNALRQFLTGNGLFAFFDAPWIPIYLAVMFIFHPWYGWMGVVSAVMLGALAFINEKLTHAPLQAANREQIAATTFTNKSLRNAEVVESMGMLASLRQHWNGQIHKVLTLQSLASDRAATMMAMSRTFRQIVQSLMLGLGAYLTINHEISPGLMIAGSILLGRALAPIDQLIGVWKGFLGARSQYARLHELLVKIAAEPERMSLPAPEGAIRVEGLSVGSPDNRKPIIRGVDFQVAAGEVVGIIGPSGAGKSTLARALLGIWPNLAGTVRLDGADISQWRRDELGQYIGYLPQDIELFEGSISQNISRFGPVNAPAVVAAARMAGVHDLVLQLPDGYDTLIGANGGGLSGGQRQRIGLARALYGEPRLVVLDEPNSNLDDAGEKMLAEALQKLRQNRATVFVITHRSGVLAQVDKLLVLNHGELSLFGPRDKVLARLQGATPTAHQAAAVES, encoded by the coding sequence ATGTCAGCCCACCCCAGGACCGAGCTGGAAGGTGCCCTTGCCCTATGCAAAGGCAGTTTTCTTTGCGTCGGTTTTTTCAGTTTTTTCGTCAATTTGCTGATGCTGGTTCCATCGTTCTACATGTTGCAGGTGTATGACCGTGCAGTAGGAAGCGCCAGCCAGTCGACTTTATTGATGCTCACGCTGATCATGTTGCTGTTGATGATCACGATGGGCGGCCTGGAGTGGGTTCGTTCGCGGATTATGGTACGAATCAGTACTCGCCTGGACACGCTGCTGGGCCAGCGTCTGTTCGACGCCAGTTTCAAGCGGGCACTCAACACCAACGGCATGAATGCCACCGCCCAGCCGTTGAGCGACCTGAACGCCTTGCGCCAGTTTCTGACCGGTAACGGCTTGTTTGCCTTTTTCGATGCTCCGTGGATTCCGATCTACCTGGCGGTGATGTTCATTTTTCATCCATGGTACGGGTGGATGGGGGTCGTGAGTGCGGTGATGCTAGGGGCGTTGGCGTTCATCAACGAGAAGCTCACTCATGCACCGTTGCAGGCGGCCAACCGCGAGCAGATCGCGGCTACCACCTTCACTAACAAGAGCCTGCGCAATGCCGAAGTGGTCGAATCCATGGGCATGCTTGCAAGTCTGCGTCAGCACTGGAACGGGCAAATCCATAAGGTCCTGACCTTGCAAAGCCTGGCCAGCGACCGCGCCGCGACCATGATGGCGATGTCCAGGACGTTCCGCCAGATTGTTCAGTCGCTGATGTTGGGCCTGGGCGCCTACTTGACGATCAATCATGAGATTTCGCCCGGGCTGATGATTGCCGGCTCCATTTTACTGGGGCGCGCCCTGGCGCCTATCGATCAGTTGATCGGCGTCTGGAAAGGCTTTCTTGGCGCACGCTCGCAATATGCCCGATTACACGAGTTGCTGGTCAAGATCGCCGCCGAGCCTGAGCGCATGTCGTTGCCCGCACCTGAAGGGGCGATTCGCGTCGAGGGGCTTTCAGTGGGATCCCCGGACAATCGCAAGCCGATTATTCGCGGCGTGGACTTCCAGGTGGCCGCTGGTGAGGTGGTGGGGATCATTGGTCCCAGCGGCGCAGGAAAGTCGACCCTGGCCAGGGCGTTGCTGGGGATCTGGCCAAACCTGGCCGGAACCGTGCGCCTGGACGGTGCAGACATCAGCCAATGGCGCCGGGACGAACTGGGCCAGTACATCGGCTATTTGCCCCAGGACATAGAACTGTTCGAGGGCAGCATCAGCCAGAATATCTCACGCTTCGGCCCGGTGAATGCGCCTGCAGTGGTCGCCGCCGCGCGCATGGCCGGTGTACATGACCTGGTGCTGCAACTGCCCGATGGCTACGACACCTTGATTGGCGCCAATGGCGGTGGACTCTCTGGCGGCCAGCGGCAACGCATCGGGCTGGCCCGCGCCTTGTACGGCGAGCCGCGTCTGGTGGTACTTGACGAGCCGAACTCCAATCTGGATGACGCTGGAGAAAAAATGCTCGCCGAAGCGCTGCAGAAACTGCGGCAGAATCGGGCCACGGTGTTTGTCATTACCCATCGTTCCGGGGTGTTGGCGCAGGTGGACAAACTGCTGGTTCTCAATCACGGCGAGCTGAGCCTGTTCGGGCCGCGCGACAAGGTCCTGGCACGGCTACAGGGCGCGACGCCGACGGCCCACCAGGCTGCCGCGGTTGAATCGTAG